In Bradyrhizobium sp. WBOS07, the genomic window TGTGGTCGAGGGCATCGCGACCGCGACCGAGGTTTCCACCATCGGCATCGTCTATGGCGCGCTGGTCGGCCTGCTCGTCTACCGCCGCTTCGACTGGCGGCGGCTGTTCCCGATGCTGGTCGAGACCGCGGCGCTGTCGGGCGCGATCCTGCTGATCATCGGCACGGCGACCGGCATGGCCTGGGGCCTGACGCAATCCGGCTTCTCGCGCTCGCTGGCGGCCGCCATGACCGGATTGCCCGGGGGCGCTGCGACCTTCATCGCCGTTTCGATCCTGGCTTTCGTCATCCTGGGCAGCGTGCTGGAAGGCATTCCGGCGATCGTGCTGTTTGGGCCGCTGCTGTTTCCGATCGCCCGGGCCGTCGGCGTGCACGAGGTGCACTACGCCATGGTGATCATTCTCGCCATGGGCATCGGGCTATTCGCCCCGCCCTTCGGCGTCGGCTATTATGCCGCCTGCGCCATCGGACGCGTCGATCCGGCCGAAGGTATCCGGCCGATCTGGGGCTATCTGCTGGCGTTGCTGGCGGGATTGATCATCGTCGCGATCTTCCCCTGGATCTCGATCGGATTCCTTTGAGGCGCAGTTTAAGGAGGGTGTCGATGAGCGAGCGGCGGAACCAGTACAATGTCGGTCTCGACAAGACGCCCGCCAATTACGTGCCGCTGAGCCCGCTGAGCTTTCTCGCGCGCAGCGCCGCCGTCTATCCCGATCATGTCAGCACGGTCTATGAGGGCCGCAGCTTCACGTGGGCTGAGACCCATGAGCGCTGCCGGCGCTTTGCGTCCTGGCTCGCGCGCAAGGGGATCGGCGTCGGCGACACCGTCGCTGCGATGTTGCCGAACATCCCGGCGATGAACGAGGCGCATTTCGCCGTGCCCATGACCGGCGCCGTGCTCAACGCGCTGAACATCCGTCTCGACGCGCCGTCGATCGCGTTTCAGCTCGACCATGGCGGCGCGAAGATCATCCTGGTCGACCCGGAATTCTCGGGCGTCATCACCGACGCGCTGGCGCAGATGACGGGCCCCAAGCCGCTCGTGGTCGACGTCGACGACGCATCGTTCAAAGGCGGCAGCCGCATCGGCGAGATCGAGTATGAGGCGGCCGTCGCCGAGGGCGATCCGAACTTCGCGGCGATCACGCCAAACGACGAATGGGACGCGATCGCGCTGAGCTACACCTCGGGCACGACGGGTAATCCCAAGGGCGTCGTCACCCATCATCGCGGCGCCTACCTCAATGCCGTCAGCAACATCCTCGCCGGCAATCTCGGCCAGCATCCGGTCTATCTCTGGACGCTGCCGATGTTCCACTGCAACGGCTGGTGTTTCCCGTGGACCATCGCGGCGGCCGCCGGCATCAATGTCTGCCTGCGCAAGGTCGAGCCGACCAGGATCTTCGAGCTGATCAAGGCGCACGGCGTCACCCATATGTGCGGCGCGCCGATCGTCTACAACACGCTGATCAACGCCCCCGACGCGCCCAAAGGCAGCGCGGCCCGCCGCGTCGTCGGCCTGATCGCCGGCGCCGCGCCGCCGGTCGCGGTGCTCGAAGGCGCCGAAAGCATCGGCATCAAGCTGACGCATGTCTACGGCCTGACCGAGGTCTACGGCCCCGCCTCCGTCTGCGCCGAGCAGCCCGGCTGGGACGAACTCCCAGCGCCCGAGCGCGCGCGCATGAAGCGCCGGCAGGGCGTGCCCTACCCGCTCGAGGAACGCGTCACCGTCATCGATCCGCAGACCATGCAGGAGGTGCCGCGCGACGGCGAGACCATCGGCGAGGTCATGTTCCGCGGCAACATCGTGATGAAGGGCTATCTCAGGAACGAGAAGGCGACCAGGGAGGCGTTCGAGGGCGGCTGGTTTCACACCGGCGATCTCGGCGTGCTCGACGAGCACGGCTACGTCATCATCAAGGATCGCTCCAAGGACATCATCATCTCCGGCGGCGAGAACATCTCCTCCGTCGAGGTCGAGGACATCCTCTACAAGCACCCGGCCGTGCTGTTCGCCGCCGTGGTCGCAAAGCCCGATCCCAAGTGGGGCGAAGTGCCCTGCGCCTTCGTCGAGCTGAAGGACGGCGCCAGCGCCAGCGAAGCCGATATCATCGCCTTCTGCCGCTCGCACATGAGCGGCTTCAAGACGCCGAAGGCCGTCGTGTTCGGGCCGATCCCGAAGACGTCCACCGGCAAGATCCAGAAATTCCTGCTGCGCAACGAGGTCGGATCGGCGAAGGCGATCTCGGCCTGAGCTGATTGCAGATAAGCTTCCGCCCGCACGCCGGAAGGCGGCGGGCGGAAGGCCTCAACCTCACATCTTCTTGTAGGCGTCGACGATCGCCTGACCATCGGCGCCAGCCTTCTTGAGCCAGTCGGCCGTCAGCTGCTCGCCGATCTTCTGGAAGCCGGATTTGAGCGCCGGGCTCGGCGGCTCGACATTCATGCCTTTTGCCTTGAGCTGGTCGAGGTACCAGGTGCTCTTGTCCTGCCAGGCCTTCCAGCCACGGGTTTCCGCCGTTGCCGCCGCCTTGAGGATGGCCTCCTGGGTCGGCTTGTCGAGCGCGTCGAACGCGGCCTTGTTGACGAAGGTGTAGTCCTTCGGAATCCAGGCTTGAACGTCGTAGAAATATTTGAGCGACTCCCAGGCCTTCGCGTCGTAGCCCGTGCCGCCCGACGACATGAAGGAATTGACCACCCCGGTCGCCAGCGCCTGCGGCAGTTCAGCGGCCTGGATCGTGACAGACTGCGCGCCGACCAGCTCGCCGATGCGCGCGGTCCCGACGTTATAGGCGCGCCATTTCAGGCCTTTCATATCCTCGATGGTCGCGAGCGGCTTGTTGACATAGACGCCTTGCGGCGCCCACGGCACGACAAACAGCAGCTTGAGGCCCTGCGCATCGAGCTTCTTGACGATCGCAGCCTTGGAGGCCTGATACAGCTTCATCGCGTCCGGAAAGCTGGTCGCGAGGAACGGCACGACGTCGACGCCGAACACGGGATCCTCGTTCTCGTGGATCGAGAGCAGCACCTCGCCCATCTGCGCCTGACCGGTCACCACCGCGCGCTTGATGTCCGGTGCCTTGAACAGCGAGGCGCCGGGATGGACGGTGATCTGCAGCTTGCCTGATGTTGCGGCCTCGACGTCCTTGGCGAAGGCGACGAGATTCTCGGAGTGCGGATTGTCGGCGGGATAGGCCGCCGGCAGATTCCATTTGGTCTGGGCTAAAGCGGGCGTTGCCGCCAGAATTGCGCAGGCCATCAGGCCTGCACCGATGAAACGAGACTTCATTGAACTTCTCCTCCCGGTCAAATTGAACGCGTGGCTTGGTCAGTCTGGAAAGGCGAGCTTGGGCAGGAACATCACGATCTGTGGATACTCCGTGATGATGAACACGGAGGCGAGCAGCAGCACGAAAAACGGAAACGCCGCCCGCGCGACGGTGAACGTGTCGCGCCCGCTCATGTTCTGGAGCACGAACAGATTGAAGCCGACCGGCGGCGTGATCTGCGCCATTTCGACATGGATGATGAGGTAGACGCCGAACCAGACCAGATCGAGGCCGGCCTGCCTGACCATGGGCAGCACGATGACGGCGGTCAGAACGATCATCGAGATGCCGTCGATCAGGCATCCCAGGATGATGTACATGATGCTGAGATAAAGCGCGAGCATTCCCGGCGTGAGCTGTTGCCCCTGCACCCAAGTGGCGAGCGCCGCCGGAATGCCCGTATAGGCCATCGCTGCCGTGGTGTAGGCCGCGCCCGCCAGGATCAGCATGATCATGCAGGTCAGGCGCGTGGCGCTCATGATGCTCTCGAGGAAATTTTTCCGCGTGAGCGTGCCGCTCCACCAGGCCAGTAGCAATGCCCCGGTGACGCCCCAGGCGGCGCATTCGGTCGCGGTCGCAAAACCAAGCACGAGCGAAAGGAAGACCGCGAGGATCAGCAGCAGGCAGGGCGCGAGCTTTGCCGACTCGCGCAGCTTCTGCCGGAATGGCATCGGCGGATCGCGCGGCGGAACCTTCTTGGGATTGAGCAGCGACCAGATGATGATGTAGCCGGAATAGAGCACCATCACCAGCACGCCCGGCAGGAAGCCGCCGAGGAACACCTGCAGCACGGAGACATTCGCCGTGACCGCGTAGACCACCATCGGGATCGAGGGCGGAATCAGGAGGCCGAGCGTGCCCGAGCCTGCGAGCGATCCGAGGCTCAAGCCTTTATCGTAGCCGCGCTTGTCGAGCTCGGGCAGCGCGATCTTGCCGATCGTCGCGCAGGTCGCCGCCGAAGAACCCGAGACCGCCGCGAAGATGCCGCAGCCGATCACGTTGACGTGGGTCAGGCGCCCGGGCAGCCATTGCACCCAGGGCGACAATCCCCGGAACATCTCTTCCGACAGTTTGGTGCGGAAGAGAATCTCTCCCATCCAGATGAACAGCGGCAGCGCGGCCAGGGTCCAGGACGAGCTGGCGCTCCAGGTGGTGGTCGCAAGCACCGCGCCGAGCGGCAGGCTCGTGGTCAACGACATCGCCACGAAGCCGACGAGCCCGAGCGAGACCGCAATCCAGACGCCGCTTCCCAGCAGCAGGATCATGACGCCGAGCAGGATGAAAGAGAGCTCGATCATGCCAAGATTGGCCATGGTCAACCTCCGCCGCCCTGCGAGATGCGTTCGACGAACTCTTCCGGCGTCTCGTCCGGCGAGCCCTTCTCGTAGCTCGGGCGGCCGCCGCCGACGACATTGACCATTTCGTCGATGAGCGCGATCGACAGGATCGCAAGACCGCCGGCAAAGCCGAGCTGCGGAATCCAGAGCGGAAGCGCGACCACGCCCTGCGCCACGTCGTTGAAGCGCCAGGAATCGTAGGTCATCTGCACGGCATAGCGGGTGAAATAGAGAATGAAGACGGTGGCGATACCCAGCGCCACGATCTCCGCGACCTGCTTGGTCCGCCCGTGCAGCCGCTCCAGCAGCAGGCCGACGCGGATCATCTCTCCCCGCTTGAAGGTATGCGCAAGGCCGAGGAAAGCCATCGCGGCCATGCACCACGACGCGAAGTCATCGCCGGCGGGAATGTTGATCGCAAACTGGCGGCCGACCGACATCAGCATCATGATGGCAAAGATCGCAACCAGGAAGACGCCGGCGGCGTAGCCTGCCCCGAGATAAAGAAGATCCAGCGCGCGGCGCACCGGTCCACCAGCCGTTTCGTCGTCCCCAGCCACCAATCCCATCCTCACACGAGGCGTTTCGGCGGGCCCGGCGATCGCATATCGCGCGCCGCCGATCCTGCTTCAATATCGCCCTTGGCCAACGCCCAGTCTTTCAGACGTTAGATCAACATGATGGAGCCGACGCAAGCAAGGACTATGCCTGCCGGCAGGCGAATTTCTACCGCAGGTTCAATGCGTCTCCAGCCGTAGCCCGTCAAAGGCGGGCACGACGCCCGCGGGCAGCGATTGCCGGATCACCTCGTAATCGACATCGGCGGTCATGTTGGTGATGACAGCGCGCTTTGGCTTGAACCGCTCGATCCAGGACAGCGCGTCATTGATGCTGAAATGGCTGACATGGTTGGTGTAGCGCAGGCCGTCGACGATCCAGAGGTCGAGATCTTCCAGCGCATCCCAGCTCTCGCGCGGGATGTCGTTGAGGTCGGGTGTGTAGGCTGCATTCCCGATGCGATAGCCCAGCGCGGGAATGTTGCCATGTTGGACCAGAAAGGCGGTCATCGTCACGGCGCCCCCCTTCCCCAGGATGGTCTGGCTTTCGCCGGCTTCGATCGAATGCCGCGTCAGGATCGGCGGATAGTCGCTGCCCTCCGGCGAGATGAAGCAATAGGAGAAGCGCGACAGGATGTCCTTGGCGGTCGACTGGTTGAAATAGGTCGGGATGCGGCGGCGCATGTGCATCACGACCGATCGCAGATCGTCCATGCCGTGGGTCTGGTCGGCGTGCTCATGCGTCAGGAACACCGCATCGATGTGATCGACGTTGGTCGAGAGCAATTGCTCGCGCAAATCCGGCGACGTGTCGATCAGGATGCGCGTGGTGCCGTGCTCGGATTTCCGTTCGACCAGCAGCGAGCAGCGGCGGCGGCGGTTCTTGGGATTGTTGGGATCGCAGGCGCCCCAGCCGAGCGCCGGGCGCGGCACGCCGGCGGAGGAGCCGCAGCCCAGGATCGTCAGTGTCAGCGTCATGCGGCTCCCGGTTTCAAGGCTTCACCTTCGAGAACAGGCGGAAGAAATTCTCACTGGTCTGGCGCGCGATCTCGTCGAACGGCACCCCACGCGTCTCGGCCAGCACTTTTGCCACCTCCACCACATAGGCCGGTTCGTTGCGTTTGCCGCGGAACTTGCCCGGCGCAAGATAGGGCGAGTCGGTTTCGACCAGGATACGATCGGAGGGCAGTTCGGCCGCGAGCGCGCGCAGGGCTTCCGACTTCTTGAAAGTCAGGATGCCCGTGAAGCCGATATAGAGCCCGAGCGACACCGCCTTCAGTGCCAGCTCGCGCCCGCCGGTGTAGCAATGCAGCACGGCGCGAAACGATCCCTTGGCCGCCTCGTCTTCCAGGATGCGGGCGCAGTCCTCGTCGGCTTCGCGGGTATGGATCACCAGCGGCAGGCCGGTGGCGCGGGCGGCGGCGATGTGGGCGCGAAAGCCCCGCGCCTGCGCCTCCGGCGAGCCGTTGTCGTAGAAATAGTCGAGGCCGGCCTCGCCGAGCGCGACGACCTTGGGATGCTCCGTCAACGCAACCAGCTCGTCCGATGCAATGCCGTCCTCCTCATCCGCGTTGTGCGGATGGGTGCCGACCGAGCAATAGACGTCGTCGTAGCGTTCGGCGATGGCAAGAAGCTGATTGAGCTTCCGAACCCGAGTCGAGATCGTGACCATGCGCCCGATCCCGGCCGCGCGCGCCCGCGATACGATGCCGTCGAGATCTTCCGCAAAGTCCGGAAAATCCAGATGGCAGTGGCTGTCGACCAGCATCGGCGAATGCCTCTAGGCCGCCGGCTCGATGTAGCGCGGGAACGCCGGCGTCGGAGCCGGAAGCGTCGAGCCGGGCGCGATCCGCTTGGCACCTCCGAGCATGGCGAAGCTGCGCTCCCCCTCCGGGACTCCGAGGCTGTCGAGCAGCTTGCCGGATGCGGCCGGCATCGCGGGCTGAGCCAGAATCGCGATCTGGCGCACGACCTCGGCGGTGACGTAGAGCACCGTCTTCTGTCTGGCCGGATCGGTCTTGGCGAGCGCCCACGGCGCCTCGCCGGCGAAATAGCGGTTGGCCTCCGCGACCACGGCCCAGACGGCGTTGAGCCATTGATGGATCTGCTGCGTCGCCATGGCTTCGCGGGACGCGGCCACCATGCCGTCGGCCATCGCGAGGATCGCCTTGTCGTTGTCGCTGAACTCGCCGGGCTCCGGCAGCACGCCGCCGAGTTGCTTGGCGATCATCGACAACGAGCGCTGCGCCAAATTGCCGAGATCGTTGGCAAGGTCCGCGTTGATGCGCGCGACGATGGCTTCGTGATTGTAGTTGCCGTCCTGTCCGAACGGCACCTCGCGCAGGAAGAAATAGCGCATCTGGTCGACGCCGTACTGGTCGGCGAGGTTGAAGGGATCGACGACGTTGCCGACCGACTTCGACATCTTCTCGCCCCTGTTGAACAGGAAGCCGTGGGCATAGACCCGTTTCGGCAGCGGGATGCCGGCCGACAGCAGGAACGCCGGCCAGTATACGGCGTGGAAACGGATGATGTCCTTGCCGATGATGTGCACGTCGGCCGGCCAGTAGCGCCAGTTCTTGTCGCTCTCGTCGGGAAAGCCGACGCCGGTGATGTAGTTGGTCAGCGCGTCGACCCAGACATACATCACGTGCTCTTCGTCGCCGGGCACCTTCACGCCCCAGTCGAACGTCGTGCGCGAGATCGAGAGATCGCGCAGGCCGCCCTTGACGAAGCTCACGACCTCGTTCTTGCGGGAATCCGGCCCGATGAAATCGGGATGATCCGCATAGAGCTTGAGCAGCTTGTCCTGGTAGGCCGACAAGCGGAAGAAATAGCTCTTCTCCTCGACCCATTCGACCGGCGTGCCCTGCGGACCGAGCCGAACGCCGTCGTCGTTGAGACGCGTCTCGTCCTCGGCGTAATACGCCTCGTCGCGCACCGAGTACCAGCCGGCGTAGGTGTCGGCATAGATGTCGCCGTTCGCCTCCATGCGCCGCCAGATCTCCTGGCTGGAGCGATGATGCTGCTCCTCCGTGGTGCGGATGAAGCGGTCGAACGACACGTTCAGGCGCTCGTCCATTTCCTTGAAGCGGCCAGCGTTGCGGGTTGCGAGGGCCGCTGCGGACATGCCCTCGCCGGCAGCGGTCTGGACCATTTTCTGGCCGTGCTCGTCGGTCCCGGTCAGGAAGAACACGTCCTTGCCGTCGAGCCGCGCAAAGCGCGCCAGCACGTCGGTCGCGATCGCCTCATAGGCGTGGCCGATATGCGGGCTGCCATTGGGATAGGCGATGGCGGTCGTGATGTAGAAGACGTTGTCGCGCGCGGCGGCGGCAACGGGCGCGGCAGCCTTTGGGGCGGCTGCCGGCGCTGCGGCTGCCGGCGCTGCGGCTTGCGGCGCTGCGGCAGGCTTCGGCGCAGGCGGGGCCTGGGGTTTATGAACCTTGGGCTTGGAGACCTTGGGCTTGACAGCCTTCGGCGGAGCGATGACGGGGGCCGGTGCGACGACGGCCGGCGCGGCAGCCTTCTTGGCTGATTTCTTCGCAGGTGTCTTGGCGAGCTTTTTGGCGGCCGCTTTCTTCGAAGCCTTCTTAGCGATGACTTGCTTCTTCGCAGCCTTCTTTGCCGGCTTCGCTATGCCTTTTTTTCCACCCCTTGTGGTGGTGGCTTTCTTGGACGCCTTGACCTTCTTGGAAGCTTTGCCGGTAAGCGGCTTCACAGCCTTCTTCGTGGCTTTCTTGGCAGTCCGCTTGGCTGCCTTCTTCGCAGCCTTCTTTCCCTTGGCGGTTTTCTTAGCTCGCGTTGCCACGACGAATTCCTTTACGGCTTCTCGAATTTTTTGAATCGAATCTGCGCCTAGCGCGTTGCGTCCGCCAGCCAGCCGAACACCGAGAAAACCAAGGGCTTGCGCTCCAGATTGTAGGTTTCGGTGTCGCGCGCGGCGCGGACGATCTTTTCCCATACCTCAGCTAGCCGCGCAAGGCGCGGCAAATTCTGGTTGGCATTGGCCTCGTCCGCATGCAGGCGTTCGGCGATCCAACGATCGATGCCGTCGATGAACGCGGCGAGCGCGACGCGGTCGCTGATGCCGAGGGAATCGCCGAGCGTGTGCAATTCGCGCGGGTCGACCTGCGGCAGGCGCGCCAGCAGCGCGGCGGTGCGCTGCTGAAGCTTCAGCGCGTCGCCGCCGAGCAGCGTCAGGGCCCGCGCAACGCTACCCTCGGAGGCCTCCGCCGCCTCGCGCAGCGCAGGATCGCTTGGATCGAGCTCGGCGGCCGCAGCCGCGGCCCCGACCACGTCGTCCGTTGCGAGCGGCCGCAGTCGGAGCTTGCGGCAGCGCGACTGGATGGTGGCGAGCACGCGCGCCGGCGCGTGGCTCACCAGAAGGAACAGCGATTGCTGCGGCGGCTCTTCGAGAATCTTCAGCAGCGCGTTGGCCGCGTTCGGATTGAGCTCGTCGACGGTGTCTACGATGCAGACCCGCCAGCCTTCGGCCGCCGCGGTCGAGCCGAAGAAGCCGATCGTCTCGCGTGTCTCGTCCACGGTGATCACGGTGCGCATCACGCCGCGATCGTTGGCGGTGCGCTCCAGCGTCAAGAGCCCGCCATGCGAGCCGGCCGCCACCTGCCGCGCCACGGCGTCATCGGGATCGACGGCAAGGTCCTGGGCGTGCTGCACGGCAGGCGCGAGCGGCTGGCCATGGGCGAGCACGAAGCGCGCCATGCGATAGGCCAGCGTCGCCTTGCCGATGCCCTGCGGCCCACCGATCAGCCAGGCATGCGGAATCCGCCCGCTGCGATAGGCTGACAGCAGCGCCGCCTCGGCCTCGCGATGGCCGAACAGCCTGGATGTCTCGCGCGGATGCGGAATGGCGGTTTCACGCTCGGACTGGCGCGGGCTCATGCTGAAATCACCGAAGCCGGTGTGGGAAGGAGACGATCGCGCAGCGCAGCCCAGATTCGGGCCGCGACCGTGTCAGGGTCGGAATTGGCGTCGATCAGCACGCAGCGCGCCGGATCGTCCGCAGCGATCTTGCGATAGGCCTCGCGCAGGCCCTGGTGAAAGCTGAGCTTCTCGCTTTCGAACCTGTCGGGCGTGCCATTGCCGCGGCGCGCGGCGGCGCGCTGCAGGCCGATCTCGACCGGCAAATCGAGGATGATGGTGAGATCCGGCTTGAGATCGCCGATCGTGACCCGCTGCATCGCGTTGATCAGGCCTTCAGGCACGCGGCCGAGGCTGCCCTGATAGGCCCGCGTCGAATCGGCGAAGCGGTCGCACAGCACCCAGACGCCCTGGTTGAGCGCAGGCAGGATCACGGTGCGGACATGATCGTCGCGCGCGGCGGCAAACAGCAGCGTCTCCGCCTCCGGACCGAGCAGTCTGCCCATCCCCGACAGCACCAGATGACGCATGATCTCGGCGCCCGGCGAGCCTCCCGGCTCACGGGTGACGCGGATGCGGAGTTTGGCCGCCTTGAGGCGGTCGGCCAGCTTCTTGATCTGGGTCGACTTGCCGGTGCCCTCGCCGCCTTCAAAGGTGATGAAGCGTCCGCGTCCGGACGGCCGCTGTCCTGGGCTCTCACTCATGATCAGAGCTTCTCGGCGCCTGCGCGGAACATGCCGATCACGAGCTCGCTGGCGCCGTCGATCGCGCGCCGCACGGTCGAGCCGGTGCCGATCGCTTCAGCCGCATAGACTGGCGTCTCCACCGCGATGTTGCCGCTGCGCCAGACCCTGACCACGCCGACCTTCTGGCCGGCCTCGACCGGCGCACGCACCGGGCCGCTATAGACGACGCGCGCAATCAGCTTGTCGCTGCCGTTCTTGTGCACCATCACCTTCACCGGAGTCTTGGCGACGAGCTTGACCGAGCGGCTCTCGCCGCCGAACACCTTGGCATAGCCGACGGGCTGGTCGGCCGCGATCAGCGTGCGGGTCTCGAAATTGCGAAAACCCCATTCCAGCATCTTCTTGGCTTCGCTGGCGCGATCGTCGGGGTCGTCCAGTCCGTTGACGACGACGATCAGCCGCGTGCCGTTCTGCACGGCCGAGCCGACCATGCCGTAGCCGCCTTCCTTGGTGTAGCCGGTCTTGAGACCGTCGGCGCCTTCCAGCGAATTGAGCAGCGGATTGCGGTTGGGCTGGCGGATCTTGTTCCAGGTGAACTCCTTCTCCCCGAACAGTTTGTAGAACTCCGGAAAGTCCAGGATGATGTGGCGGGCGAGCATGCTGAGCTCACGCACCGTCATCTTGTTGGCGGGGTCGGGCAGCCCGCTGGAATTGCCGAAGGTCGACCTGGTCATGCCGAGCTCGCGGGCGCGCTTGGTCATGAAGTCGGCCGCGAAGATCTTCTCGTTGCCGGCCATGGCTTCGGCGAGCGCGATGCAGGCGTCATTGCCGCTCTGGATGATCGCGCCGTGCAGGAGATCGTTGACGGAGACCTTGCTGTTGATGGCGGCGAACATGGTCGAGCCGCCCGAGGGGGCGCCGCCCCGCCGCCAGGCGTTCTCGCTGATCCGGTACTCGTCGGTCAGCTTGATGTCGCCCTTCTTGACCGCATTGAAGACGACCTCCGCCGTCATCAGCTTCATCATGCTGGAGGGCGCGCGCAGCTCGTCGGCGTTCTTCTCGAACAGCACGCTGCCGCTCGTGGCTTCGATCAGGATCGCGGTCGGAGCATCGCCGTCGAAGCCGGTATCGTCGGCCTTCTTGGCGCCCTGGACGCTCTGGTTGGCGGCCAGAAGCGCCCCGCTCCAGCCGACGCTTGCCACCAGGATCGTCGCCATCAGGCCGCGCGCAAGCGCTCCGGCGGTGAACCGGGTGCGACGGTGCGAAAGAAAACGACATGCCATGGCCAAGCCCTGAGAGCAGCGTTCTAACAGCTGGAATCGGTGCGAACAACGCGACGTTGGACGCTTGCCCAGAGATTGCACGATTCTCGCCGTGCCCCTATCGTGGCACCTCACCTTTCCCGACCAAACCCCTGAAACAAGGCGGAAAAGCGATGTCCTCCACGCGCATGATCAAGGCCAACGGCATCGAGCTCTTCATCCGCGAAGCCGGCCAGGGTCCGCTGGTGGTGCTGTGCCACGGCTGGCCCGAGCTGTCCTATTCCTGGCGCCACCAGATCCCCGCGCTCGCGGCCGCCGGGTTTCACGTCGTCGCCCCCGACATGCGCGGCTACGGCCAGAGCGCCGCGCCGCCCGAGGTTGCGGCCTACTCGATCTTCGACACGGTCGGCGACGTGGTCGGCCTGGTGCAGGCGCTCGGCGAGACCAGGGCGATGGTGGTCGGCCACGATTGGGGCGCGCCGGTCGCCTGGCATGCGGCGCTGTTCCGGCCCGACATCTTCACGGCGGTCGCCGGCTTGAGCGTGCCGCCGCCGTTCCGCGGCCGCGGCAAGCCGCTCGATTTGCTGCGCCAGGGCGGCGTCACCAATTTCTACTGGCAGTATTTCCAGACGCCGGGTGTCGCCGAGGCCGAGCTGGAGCGCGACGTCGCCCGCACCATGCGCGTCGTGCTCGGGGGACGCGGCCTGGCCGACCCCACCGCCGCGATGTTCGTGCAGGAGGGCAAGGGCTTTCTCGGCCATGCGGGCGCTGAGGAACCGCTGCCCGGCTGGCTCAGCGAGGCTGACCTCGCCTATTTCACTGAAAGCTTCCGCAAGTCCGGCTTCCGCGGCGGGCTGAACTGGTATCGCAACATCGACCGCAATTGGGAGCTGACGGCGCCCTGGCAGGACGCGCAGATCCGTCAGCCCTCGCTGTTCATCGCCGGCTCCAAGGACGCCGTCATCACCGGCCTGATCGGCGCCAAGCGCGTCAACGAGCTCGAGCGCGTGCTGCCGAATCTGAAGCAAAAGCTGATCCTCGAGGGCGCCGGCCATTGGGTGCAGCAGGAACGGCCCGACGAGGTGAACGCGGCGCTGGTGCAATTCCTCAAGGCCAGCGCGGCCTAGTAGAGCCCGCGGCCGCTCAGGATGTTGCGCGCCTCGGCGGCGCCGTCGGACGTGGTCTCCGTCGCGTAGCGGCCATCAGCGTCATAGGACACGGCGCGGGCGTTCTGGAGCGCCCGGCCCCGGCTGCGGCTCGATGCCGACATTTCCGAGGTCGCATTGAGCGAGGCCATGTCGGCGGAGGTGCTGCCGAGATTGTAGGGCCGGCCCTCCGGCATCGGCACGTCGCCGCGAATGGCTCCGCGGCCCGATGATGGCAGCTCCGGCACGAACGGCTTGGCCGAGGCGACCCGGACCATCGAGGGCGACGGCGCCGGAACGCCGGTGCGCAGGGTCGCCAGAAGCTGGCGGTCGTCGGAGC contains:
- a CDS encoding TRAP transporter small permease — encoded protein: MGLVAGDDETAGGPVRRALDLLYLGAGYAAGVFLVAIFAIMMLMSVGRQFAINIPAGDDFASWCMAAMAFLGLAHTFKRGEMIRVGLLLERLHGRTKQVAEIVALGIATVFILYFTRYAVQMTYDSWRFNDVAQGVVALPLWIPQLGFAGGLAILSIALIDEMVNVVGGGRPSYEKGSPDETPEEFVERISQGGGG
- a CDS encoding acyl-CoA synthetase; translated protein: MSERRNQYNVGLDKTPANYVPLSPLSFLARSAAVYPDHVSTVYEGRSFTWAETHERCRRFASWLARKGIGVGDTVAAMLPNIPAMNEAHFAVPMTGAVLNALNIRLDAPSIAFQLDHGGAKIILVDPEFSGVITDALAQMTGPKPLVVDVDDASFKGGSRIGEIEYEAAVAEGDPNFAAITPNDEWDAIALSYTSGTTGNPKGVVTHHRGAYLNAVSNILAGNLGQHPVYLWTLPMFHCNGWCFPWTIAAAAGINVCLRKVEPTRIFELIKAHGVTHMCGAPIVYNTLINAPDAPKGSAARRVVGLIAGAAPPVAVLEGAESIGIKLTHVYGLTEVYGPASVCAEQPGWDELPAPERARMKRRQGVPYPLEERVTVIDPQTMQEVPRDGETIGEVMFRGNIVMKGYLRNEKATREAFEGGWFHTGDLGVLDEHGYVIIKDRSKDIIISGGENISSVEVEDILYKHPAVLFAAVVAKPDPKWGEVPCAFVELKDGASASEADIIAFCRSHMSGFKTPKAVVFGPIPKTSTGKIQKFLLRNEVGSAKAISA
- a CDS encoding TRAP transporter substrate-binding protein; the encoded protein is MKSRFIGAGLMACAILAATPALAQTKWNLPAAYPADNPHSENLVAFAKDVEAATSGKLQITVHPGASLFKAPDIKRAVVTGQAQMGEVLLSIHENEDPVFGVDVVPFLATSFPDAMKLYQASKAAIVKKLDAQGLKLLFVVPWAPQGVYVNKPLATIEDMKGLKWRAYNVGTARIGELVGAQSVTIQAAELPQALATGVVNSFMSSGGTGYDAKAWESLKYFYDVQAWIPKDYTFVNKAAFDALDKPTQEAILKAAATAETRGWKAWQDKSTWYLDQLKAKGMNVEPPSPALKSGFQKIGEQLTADWLKKAGADGQAIVDAYKKM
- a CDS encoding TRAP transporter large permease, with the protein product MANLGMIELSFILLGVMILLLGSGVWIAVSLGLVGFVAMSLTTSLPLGAVLATTTWSASSSWTLAALPLFIWMGEILFRTKLSEEMFRGLSPWVQWLPGRLTHVNVIGCGIFAAVSGSSAATCATIGKIALPELDKRGYDKGLSLGSLAGSGTLGLLIPPSIPMVVYAVTANVSVLQVFLGGFLPGVLVMVLYSGYIIIWSLLNPKKVPPRDPPMPFRQKLRESAKLAPCLLLILAVFLSLVLGFATATECAAWGVTGALLLAWWSGTLTRKNFLESIMSATRLTCMIMLILAGAAYTTAAMAYTGIPAALATWVQGQQLTPGMLALYLSIMYIILGCLIDGISMIVLTAVIVLPMVRQAGLDLVWFGVYLIIHVEMAQITPPVGFNLFVLQNMSGRDTFTVARAAFPFFVLLLASVFIITEYPQIVMFLPKLAFPD
- a CDS encoding TatD family hydrolase, with the protein product MLVDSHCHLDFPDFAEDLDGIVSRARAAGIGRMVTISTRVRKLNQLLAIAERYDDVYCSVGTHPHNADEEDGIASDELVALTEHPKVVALGEAGLDYFYDNGSPEAQARGFRAHIAAARATGLPLVIHTREADEDCARILEDEAAKGSFRAVLHCYTGGRELALKAVSLGLYIGFTGILTFKKSEALRALAAELPSDRILVETDSPYLAPGKFRGKRNEPAYVVEVAKVLAETRGVPFDEIARQTSENFFRLFSKVKP
- a CDS encoding MBL fold metallo-hydrolase; amino-acid sequence: MTLTLTILGCGSSAGVPRPALGWGACDPNNPKNRRRRCSLLVERKSEHGTTRILIDTSPDLREQLLSTNVDHIDAVFLTHEHADQTHGMDDLRSVVMHMRRRIPTYFNQSTAKDILSRFSYCFISPEGSDYPPILTRHSIEAGESQTILGKGGAVTMTAFLVQHGNIPALGYRIGNAAYTPDLNDIPRESWDALEDLDLWIVDGLRYTNHVSHFSINDALSWIERFKPKRAVITNMTADVDYEVIRQSLPAGVVPAFDGLRLETH